One Benincasa hispida cultivar B227 chromosome 5, ASM972705v1, whole genome shotgun sequence genomic window carries:
- the LOC120078029 gene encoding V-type proton ATPase subunit B 2: MGVEQNNHDAEEGTLEIGMEYRTVSGVAGPLVILDKVKGPKFQEIVNIHLGDGSTRRGQVLEVDGEKAVVQVFEGTSGIDNKYTTVQFTGEVLKTPVSLDMLGRIFNGSGKPIDNGPPILPEAYLDISGSSINPSERTYPEEMIQTGISTIDVMNSIARGQKIPLFSAAGLPHNEIAAQICRQAGLVKRLEKSNDLLEGGEEDNFAIVFAAMGVNMETAQFFKRDFEENGSMERVTLFLNLANDPTIERIITPRIALTTAEYLAYECGKHVLVILTDMSSYADALREVSAAREEVPGRRGYPGYMYTDLATIYERAGRIEGRKGSITQIPILTMPNDDITHPTPDLTGYITEGQIYIDRQLYNRQIYPPINVLPSLSRLMKSAIGEGMTRRDHADVSNQLYANYAIGKDVQAMKAVVGEEALSSEDLLYLEFLDKFERKFVTQGAYDTRNIFQSLDLAWTLLRIFPRELLHRIPAKTLDLFYSRESAN; encoded by the exons AATATAGAACAGTCTCTGGAGTGGCTGGTCCTTTGGTTATTCTGGACAAAGTCAAG GGACCTAAGTTTCAGGAGATTGTTAATATTCATCTAGGAGATGGATCAACCAGGCGAGGTCAAGTCCTGGAAGTTGATGGGGAGAAAGCTGTTGTTCAG GTATTCGAAGGGACATCTGGAATTGATAACAAATATACAACTGTACAATTTACCGGAGAG GTTTTGAAAACTCCAGTCTCCTTGGACATGCTTGGGCGAATTTTTAATGGTTCTGGAAAACCCATCGATAATGGCCCTCCTATCTTGCCTGAGGCTTACTTGGATATTTCTG GGAGTTCTATTAACCCTAGTGAAAGAACTTATCCTGAAGAGATGATACAGACTGGAATTTCTACAATTGATGTCATGAATTCCATTGCTAGAGGGCAAAAGATCCCACTTTTCTCAGCTGCAGGTCTTCCTCACAATGAAATTGCTGCCCAGATATGTCGTCAGGCTGGCTTGGTGAAGCGGTTGGAGAAATCTAACGATCTTCTTGAG GGTGGTGAAGAGGACAACTTTGCCATTGTTTTTGCTGCTATGGGTGTTAACATGGAAACTGCTCAATTTTTCAAACgtgattttgaagaaaatggttCAATGGAGAGAGTGACCCTATTTCTGAAcctg gCTAATGATCCTACAATTGAGCGTATCATCACTCCTCGTATTGCTCTTACTACTGCTGAATATTTGGCTTATGAATGTGGGAAGCATGTTCTCGTCATACTGACAGATATGAGTTCTTATGCTGATGCCCTTCGTGAG GTGTCTGCTGCACGAGAGGAAGTACCTGGAAGGCGTGGATACCCTGGTTATATGTATACTGATCTTGCTACAATCTATGAACGAGCTGGACGTATTGAAGGACGTAAAGGATCCATCACTCAAATCCCAATCCTCACCATGCCAAACGATG ATATTACACATCCTACTCCTGATCTTACTGGCTATATTACCGAGGGACAGATCTACATTGACAGGCAACTCTACAACAGACAG ATATACCCACCAATTAATGTACTTCCTTCACTGTCTCGTCTCATGAAG AGTGCTATTGGTGAAGGAATGACCCGTAGGGATCATGCTGATGTATCCAACCAG CTCTATGCAAATTATGCAATTGGGAAGGATGTTCAGGCCATGAAAGCCGTGGTCGGAGAAGAAGCACTCTCTTCCGAGGATCtg CTCTATTTGGAGTTTTTGGACAAATTTGAGAGGAAGTTTGTCACTCAAGGAGCTTACGATACTCGAAACATTTTCCAATCACTTGACCTGGCATGGACACTGCTTCGTATTTTCCCTCGTGAACTCCTGCACCGTATACCTGCAAAGACTCTTGACCTGTTTTACAGCCGAGAATCTGCAAATTGA